The following nucleotide sequence is from Harpia harpyja isolate bHarHar1 chromosome 7, bHarHar1 primary haplotype, whole genome shotgun sequence.
AGGAGGAGGGATAGGAAAAGGAAAACGAAACAGCTTGATATTTGTTGATACAATAAAATATTAAGCCTGCATTCCTTTCTCTTCCACacagttttacattttaaaattttcaaaaatctaGGTTTTGTCTGCAAGTATCAgtataaaaataaactgtgtgccaaaattaaaacaaaattaaattttatcatCAACACCTTTtagaataatatttattttagaataataCTCATTTATATGAAATCTAACAACATGAGAAGCATAAAAAGAATACTAATACAGGCAGATATTCAGGTATTTGTGAGTGCTGATAGTACTAACGTTGCCAGAGAAGTTATAAATAATGCTTAACTCTTCAATAACACTTTTATCTGTATAAGGCAGCTTGGACACATTATTTTACCACAGCTTCCTAATGGAAAACCCCAaaagcccagctggcagccagtGGCAGCCTGAGCCTGGATTATACTCAGGGTACGAATTGggcagaaaataataatgactaGCTGGAGCAATATCTAACAGGAGCATCATTGCTTTGAGATGCTGAAACTGGTAATGATTGAAGATGATCAGACAAATTCATTATTCCTCTTCTCTGACAGCAGAGACCTCTGCtgccaagaaataatttttcgtCTGTCTATAATGACAGCACCATCTTGTGGTTTGTTACAGTTCAGAAATTTTCGTTTTACATCTCTGGATCTCTTACACACAGAAGGATACTGTAAGACAAGCTACCCAGTACCCAGTATGGAATTCTTCCAATCACtgaaaacaacccaaaaactTCTCACGTTGCTTTAGCATTGCCAGTTTGAGCGCTGCTAGCAATATAGCCCAGTAGTGCAGAGATGGGTGCTGAACAGTGACTGCAAATGGGGCCCAGCGTTCACGTAACTTCATTAAACAGCTCCAGTACCTCGCAGGACAAACGACAGTGCAAAATGGCAAAACTGCTCCCTCCTCATGCCTCTATGGACACATGGATTACTAGCTGACTGAAAGCACTTTATTGAGCAAATGTGATTACCTGCCATGTCTAAAGAATTAAAGGTTGAGCCTTTGCATACTAACGGCAGGTTGTCATGTAACAGTGTCTTAGGCTGCAGAGACAGGTCACTGTTTATCAATATGTCTGCAGTTTAACAGGAATATCACAATAATCTTTCTTTGACTACAGTTCTTGTCTAGTATCATTTGGTCTGTTGCAGTTGCATTTAACCTTTGAAAGCTCTCCGCAGCTTACACCCAACTCAGTGATGGACTGAATCTATCATTATCTTTGACTGGAGAAGAGCTTAGCCAAcggcaacaaaaaaaaaagacctggaaGCAACAGACCTGCAGATTCTTACTGTAGAATGGAATGctgacagcatttctgaaaggagTTTGATGACTAGAAGAAAAGGCATTATCCTGTTAACCACAAGATAATATTACCAGCGACCATAATGCCTTCAGTCTCTTCGTTAAAAGCATTTGGCATCATGctacagacagaaaacaaagacaatgTTTTCAGAGCCTGTATACCTCAGTTCTGAAGTCTCTGGTCATTACCAGCGGTAATCAAGCACTACTAAAGAAACACTATTGCACCTTATCCCCAAGTATCCACTAAATCCTCAAGATCCACAGTCCTATACAACTGCTGAGGTGAATATCAACCAAAAAATACAGGCGCAGCTTAGACCGAAAAAATTTCCTGGCTAGAGAAATTTCAGTGGTATGGGCATGAGAGTTAAAGATGAGGGTTGAAAGGAGTAAAGGGGTAGCTTACATGGTCATTTCCACACCTGCTTTCTACAAATGCATAATAGAGAGATTTCAAAGCTTACTTTACGTGTTAAAAAATATCTCGACCCAGAAAAATGCTTGAAACGTTAGTGGAGTGGAAGAATGGTAAACAAGAGTAGaagtctttgaaaatataaaattccaAACTTCAGAACATAAAACTGAACTATTATGAACAAATCTTAAAGGCTAAGTTTGAGAAATTAAACCATATAAAAATGTACTGATTTTAATAGAAACTATGAAGACTAATGAACAGGCAATGATCTCCAGACAAGTTGTAGAGGCATTCTTTATTAATAAACCAAACAGATAATGCATTACACATGTGTACTCTTCAAAACATTCCTCAATATTCAACAAACGCCTTAAAATAACTCATTTATATGAGTTCTTAGTTTCAAATTTGGGATTCTTCCATGAAAAGAATGACTACACAGAAGGCTTAAGGCTTCGCTGCAGCACCGTCAGCCAAGAGTCCGCACAGACCCACACCCCGGCTACGGGGAGCACGGAGAGGTCTTGCCCCTGGCCTCTTAATTACGGGCTACTCGCAGCACGCAACAGACTGCCGCACGCACGGGCGTGAAGCCCAGCTGCAGAGACCTCCTCCCCGTTTAGGGAGCGGACAGTCCGAATGAGTTTGGCATAAAGCGAGAGACACACAGCCAGCACCTCCCTTGCAGGGAAGGCTTGTGGGACGGGATCTCCACGGAGGGCTGTCACGCTAAGAGTGGCGTCAATCAGCAGCTCGACTCAAAGGAGGCTGACCTGCTCCACGCTTACAGGCCTGAGTACCTGCCGCAGGGGCTCATACGGAGCCCGCCTGCTCCTCGGCAGCAAGGCGATGCGCTCTGTACCCACCCAAATTCCacctgggggaaggcaggagaatCCGTTGGGTAGTGCACGCAATGCtccttgctttctgcttctgggaAGAGCAAGGAAAGTACGCTGCAGTATGTCAGGACCTAAGCATCCAAACCAACGCCTTCCGCAACAGCCACGCTCCTCCacctgcacgcacacacacacgtgcacacgcACGCATACCCCAGGTTACTTTTCCCAGAAGAGAAAACGAGAGCATGTTGCGGCACCacctccagcctcctcctctcccaggtgGAGGCAGGTACAAAACTACATCCAGCCTACCGTGAGGTGGCCGATACTTAGCTACTACAGGTCTTCACAGCTCCTCTCCAGGTGCAGCGCATGGCATGCACCGAGGCTGCAAAGCCACGGTCCACGCATCTGACTTACAGGCGAGCCCCGCTGAAATTTAACTGCCATGAGGGCCTGAAGTCCCGCAGGCAGACACCTCGACCCCCATTACGGAGCGGGCTCTCTCCTTCAGGGTACCGAGGGCCTACAAATAGGTAGCTCATGGGTTCCACCCTGGTGAGAGGGGAGCCACGCTACGCAGGCTGGCATTGCGTGGCATAGTGCCACCGGTGCGGAGACCGGGACCCCATTTACTGGGCGGTCCCACGGCTCAGGCCTCTCAGGAGCTCTCTCTCCCCCAGAAATGGACACCCTGGTGACTTCAACCCTCCTTACAGGGCAGTCACAGTCAGCGGCGGGCAAAAGGGGTAGCTTGGCCACAGGCCAACCGAGCAGAGACCATAGCCCTCCTTAGAGAGAGGCCTCGCTGCTCCGGGTAACAACGGGGTTCAGGAACACCAGGGAAGGCCAATCTGCATCCCGAGACCTGCCTACACAGAGGTGCCAGTGTCAAGGGTCCCTTTCCTTCTCCAACATCTTCTGGGACTTGCATCTTCGGCCTCAGAACTTGCTATCTCTGccttttgttgtcttttgttcTTCTTGTCTTCTGGAAATAGTGATAGCATTATGGTCAGCTAttaggcaaaatatttttctacaattTTCAATATctgttttataaataataatagatATTTGATGGAATTACAGTATTTTCAAGACTGCCATCTAATCCTGTTGCACTATTTAGAGTCAGCAATACCGTTCATAACAAATTCCCGTGTCTCCGCTCTGTAATTCCTTTAGAGAACATATTTGTCTGCTCAGTTCTAGCAGCCGATCCCTCTTTCTCACTGTTGTTCGCATAGTCTTTACATAATTTCTTCTCTTAGCGTTTTCTCAGACATTCTTATCTTTATATCGTTTCTCAGCGCTTTCcataattttctttccctgtctcccATCAGCAATTCCCACCGCAACCCATTTCCATGTGTCCTCTCAGAcaggcttcagtttgtgtccttttatcatccttgcccctcctttgggcgggcacccaaactcgtcaggttaatgagcagtttgtgagcccttgggcttgggggtcatttgtggagtaacttctccttccctgcagacgggGCCATTGTtggatctttgtatcagaacatggagctgcgcaccctccagcacgccgtccccctcctgttgctgatgtctgagctgatgggcttttcaccttggttccttgctgtgcagggtttgtctttaagcagaacttgccccaccacaatgtttgagacattaactctttcagtgtcTCACACTGgcgtttgtcaaggattaagcctgtcagagactggtacttgggagtgatgagcaagagggagccatgagcaatcgcaaaacttaattaaatgtttgatgaatttacgatcttgttgagaaggcacaagcagaggccttgcttgaacAGATAGGGctggaaaagataagaactcctgcctttgttgtcgtccttgtagataatttagcttaaactagccatatggttttacatcactaatgaaaacttagataataagagcactaacaagcgttttttttagggactaacctgcattctttaggataagatgtatcgaacatgtaaaggaccacactgcgcagaatcacctgcgGAGGGTCAAGTAGTGGAccagtgaggaagactatggaagaccaccagagacctccaatgcgcctgcgtaaaggacatttgcatatgctagtagtttcccggaaaactaaggAATATGTacaacatttctcggaaatctagtgagtatgtatgtagaacatgtacttaacctgcacagtGAGGCCCGACGGCGCGCAccataggtggagcgatcccccgcgcacccagcgctgccaataaagaatacctacttaatagttaatcgaGCTATTTCGATTCTTTGAAACAACACCGTGCAGCAACCAGCACCTTCGTTGCGTAGCCGCGCCAGCCGTGCACCGGCCCGTTAGATGACGACGTTCACAGTCATTATTTGACAGAGCTTTCGCCGCATTTGGGCAGAAATACCACAGCACGCCGTGTCACAGAAAGCAGCCAAAACAAGGCGGCCTGGCGCTGCGGGCGGGGTGCGCTCCCCGCCGGGTCCCCTTCCCCGTCCCCGTTCCCCGTCCCACGCTGCGGGCCGGCGGAAGGGGCCGGGACCGCGGACcgggtcccgtcccgtccccccccatcTTGTTCCCGCCCCGGAAGGCGGAGGGTGCCGGGCTGCCGTGAACCGGCGGCGGAGATGGTGGTGCTGAGCGCTTCGCTGTGGCTCCGCAGCCGCGTCACCGACCGGTTCTGGAGGGTGCAGGAGGTGCTGAAGCATGCGAGGGTGAGTGCGAGAAGGGGTGAGTGTGAGAACGGGTCTCTCTCCCCCGTTCAGGTTGCTCCCCGCCGTCGTTCACTCGGCCGCCTCCCGGGGGGGGGGAATGCCCCGGCCTCCCCGGGtctggggagcgagcgagcggcctGTGGTCTCCCTGGGGTGTGCGAAACGTCCTTCCCCAGCAAAGCAGGGGGGGGTCAGGCAGCGAGCGATACAGCGGCGCTTGTTCCTAGCCACCTCCGTGAAGTTGATGTCGATTTAGCATTTTCTGCGCGTGGAAATTTGTCCGTATTTGATTAAAGGTGGAGGCCACAAACGCGTCTGGTATCTGCGCCGTGACGCGGCACACACCGGGAAGGGCAGTCTGTAAATACAGCACGCTGTTGACTGGtgttggttgtggggttttgttgtggttttttaaactgggcaaaggagcagaaaaaaaaaagatttttaacttCGCTCTTCACGTGCATTTCAAAAGGTGAAAGAGACTGCTTCGCAACATGATTTCAACTGAAGTTCAAGCTATTGTACCTAGGCTCGGGAAGAACCTTTTTCAAGGGCAGACTGTTAGCATCCTGGGAGGTAGTACATCTTGCTGTAGTATTGAGATGGAAAATGTTGAACTAAGTGACAGTGTCTTGGTCTTGTGGTGCCTAAGCTGCCCACAGTACCAGTAGTAGTTACTTATTTCTCTGACCGTGCAGCACTGGCTGCTTCTTCCTACTTCATGTTAGATGGATGTCAGTGGTAGCTTCAGTAACCTTCTTTCATTATGCCTTCTGTTTGGGCAACTGCAATGTTTTTGACATATCAGAGGCTCCTGTCCCATCCCTGTATTCATACTGACAAAACTGGGAGGGCAGCTCAGGAATGAGAATAAATGTGTGAGTTTAGGGGTTGGCTGAAAGCACTGAAGATGACTTTGTGATTGCCTTCCCCCTGGAACCGCAGCCTAAAATGAGGTCTGGTTTTGGCTCCCTCCTGCTGGACTGAAATTTTTCAGCCTGCTCCAACTTTTCAGCTTCGGGTTTCCCATgctacaaaacaaagaaagaattattttcattatatgcCAACTGAAGGCTTAGCTGATGTTTGTAAAGTATTTTGTGATCCTTATGCAGAGTTGTGAAGTGCAAATGAGCATATATTAGTATTACTGAAGGGTTTAACAGCCTTAAAGTTAACTGAACAAGAACATCTTgtttttgtttcagcattttcGTGGAAGGAAGAACCGCTGCTATAAGCTGGCTGTAAGAAGTGTTCAGAGAGCTTTCGTGAAGTCTACAAAGGCCAGAAGACAGAAGAAGAGATTCCTAAGAGCGGTAAAGAGCAAAATGTTAGATGTAAACCTTGAAATAGCCATTTTCCTTACTGGGGGgctctttcaaaatgttttactgGTGGGTGAAAAATACGAGGTTAAAGTAAGTATAGTCCCTCTGTGGTCTGAAACATTCTGAAGTTCATACATGTATATGTTGCACTGAGAAGACTGTAGGTCTGAAAGTGTTTTATTTACTAAGTGTGAGCAGATCAGCATGACAAAAGGTTTACTCTTAAAGTATCTTATCATCCAACATGTTAATTTTTACACTTTTAGCTCTGGATCACTAGGATTGAAGCAGCTTCTCTTGAACATGGTTTGAAATACCCAGCTTTCATAAGCAATCTGCTTAAGGTAAGGATGGTGCTTGGAGAATAATTGCTCTGAAACAAAAAATTGGAGAAGATGTCTCATAGAGGTCTTCTCAAGTGCCaggcaaattaatttcttaaaattctgaaatctttCAAGTAGATGTAGTCTGACAAAACATATCAAAGGGTTGCTGGTTACTGTCTAAGAATGCAACTGCAAAGAATTGAAGCTGCAGCCTTCACTTGCCAATCTTTGAAGAATAACGGTGGGGACTTGCAAATTGGAGCCTGAGCAATAGAGGCATAGGGCACAGTGGTGGGACTGAAAAGCTCCTTCCGGCAGATCGAACTTCTGCCAACGCTGTCCTGCTTCCTAGTTCTAGTTACGAAAGGCCTTCTGCTTATGAAAGGGGTTTCTTTCACTTCGGGAACTAAGTTCTGCCCtaaagctgtttctcttctttaTATGCATAATCCCCTTTTATCCTGGTGAACATTGTTGCTCTACATCTTGTTCTGTCCCCAAAACTTTTACTGCGCATCTTAAGAACGAGACTTGTAAAATGCTTTTACACTTGTTGCTACCGTGGGCATTAAGTGACGGCTGCCTTTCcttcaagaaatttaaaaatacaaagcttgGATTAGCAAAAACAACCCTAAGAAATCTCTACTCTTTTCACTACTAGCTTTGTGTTTTGGTGAGCATGGACAATGCAGAGTTCGTGCCATTGTCCGTTGTTCTTAAACGTGCTGGGGAATTGGTTTTAATTTGTTGATGCTGGAACTGTAGAATTAAGACTTGTTTCTCTTGGCTGTGATCATAATAAAAAGGTAGTGTTTCTGCTTCTTGAAGTGGAATTACATACACATTTATAgcatatttcaaaacattttatctgtGTTTCAAATAAATAGATAACTTTCTAGGTTTTCTGACGTGCTTAGATAACTTTCTAGGTTTTCTGATGTGTTTCCTGTAAAATAATACAGTTTCTGAAATTTGTACACTCGTTCTCCTGGTTACTGTTGTCATACTGTAACCAAAAGAATCAAGCACTGCCTAAAAGctaactcatttttctttttttcttttttttttttcctcctcaagaTGCCTGTCCTTTGATTCTTGTCTCAGAGAGGTATATTTTTGTAAGGTTCTCTGTCAGAAGATCCAAAAGAAGCATACTGTTTTATATAATAACTCCCTCCTAGAATATGCAGTTAACTGTGCAATATCTAGCGTCGTTAAGAGTATTTGATCCTGCAGTCTGTCTTTCTCTACTCCAGCACACATTTTAAGATACCAGGCGCTGCCCGAGCTAGCAGCTTTCTAGCACAAAAAGTAAGCTTGAATATGTCTcttaagaactgaaaaaaatgccgTGGATTAACCTGTAACACATGGCCTTCCGTGAAATAAGAGATTCTTCTTCAGTTCTTGGTTTCTGCCAGAAAGACTTTCTCAAAGTCAGTAAACAAATCTTACACAGCGGCTTAATGAGATCTCCATGTCCAAGAAGTCATGTCTGACAGCTCTCTAATAGTTCCAAAATTGTACAGTGTAGAATAAAGGTAATTTGCCTTAAGACCTCAGGTAATCGTTAAGCATTGCAGTGTTGTTCCTAAAAATTACAGTACTTAACCCACAAATTTTCTTGCATTTAGTCCCAGGTGGAGCTGAACAGGAAAATGATTGCCGATTTGGCTATTTATGAGCCAAAGACATTCAAGTCCCTAGCTGCCTTAGCCCAGAGGAGGAGACAAGAAGGCTTCCTCGCCGCCCTGGGAGACGGAAAAGAACCAGAGGGGATATTTTCACGTATTGTACACCACTATTGATATTAAAACAGTCTGCAGCTACGTGTTATGAACAGGAACTTGCGTTGCAAAGTAAACTCGTTCGCCGACTGCTGCTAAGTTTGTAGCTGTGGAACAAAATTCTGTAAGGATGGTTCCAGAAGGACAGGGTGGGTCCGGGCGCGAAGGTCGCGCCTCCGTGACTTTTTCCCCGCCGTTGTTAGAAACCGCGGTTTGACGCTGGCAGCGGCAAGTCAAGCCTGTAGAATTTCCAGCGTTAACGACGTACGTAGCGTGCGCACGCTTTCTGTTCTaataaagattctttttttttggttttggtaacTGCCgctgggaaaaaaagcccaatttTGAGTGGTCACTTCTGGCGTTGCACAGGCAAAAAAGCCtgccgtggcgggggggggggggtaatctCGGCAGGCAGGGCACggagcccagcagcagcccgGCTTCGGGAACAGTGcgggccaggccaggccaggccgggccgggccgggccgggccgagctcGGAGCGGCGGGGAGCCGCGGCCGCCCACTACGGGCCTTGAGGGCGGTGGCGGGCGGCGGAAGTCCCGCCCCCCCTCTCGCCTTTTTCAAATTCCGAAGCGGTGCGTCACGCCGCTCCGTTCAGCCCCGGGGCTAACGTCAGGCGTCGCGACGGTCGGGCCAATCGGCGAGCGCCGCTTCGCCGCGTCCCACCAATAGGCGATGACCGGAGGTGGGCAGAGGCGCCGCCCGGTGGGGAAGGAGAGCTGAGCcaggcgaggcggcggcggcaccaccaccaccacaaaatgGCGGCCGGGTCGGGCAGCGCGGCGGCTGTGGTAGCGGTGGGAGGCAGCGGCCCGGCGGGGCCTCAGGCTGCTGGCGCTACGGCGGCGGGAtccggcccggcggggagcggtgCGCCGGTG
It contains:
- the MRPL20 gene encoding 39S ribosomal protein L20, mitochondrial, with protein sequence MVVLSASLWLRSRVTDRFWRVQEVLKHARHFRGRKNRCYKLAVRSVQRAFVKSTKARRQKKRFLRALWITRIEAASLEHGLKYPAFISNLLKSQVELNRKMIADLAIYEPKTFKSLAALAQRRRQEGFLAALGDGKEPEGIFSRIVHHY